In Peromyscus maniculatus bairdii isolate BWxNUB_F1_BW_parent chromosome 21, HU_Pman_BW_mat_3.1, whole genome shotgun sequence, one DNA window encodes the following:
- the Cox5b gene encoding cytochrome c oxidase subunit 5B, mitochondrial, whose product MASRLLRGVGALAAQALRARGPGGAVATRSMASAGGVPTDEEQATGLEREIMIASEKGLDPYNMLPPKAASGTKEDPNLVPSITNKRIVGCICEEDNCTVIWFWLHKGDAQRCPSCGTHYKLVPHQLTH is encoded by the exons ATGGCTTCAAGGTTACTTCGCGGAGTGGGCGCTCTGGCGGCGCAGGCCCTGAGGGCCCGCGGGCCCGGTGGCGCGGTTGCGACGCgctccatggcttctgcag gTGGTGTTCCTACTGATGAGGAGCAGGCCACAGGCCTGGAGAGGGAGATCATGATCGCATCTGAAAAGGGACTG GATCCATACAATAtgctacctccaaaggcagcttcAGGCACCAAGGAAGACCCTAATTTAGTCCCGTCCATCACCAACAAGCGAATAGTGGGCTGCATCT GTGAAGAGGATAACTGTACTGTTATCTGGTTTTGGCTGCACAAAGGCGACGCTCAGCGATGCCCAAGCTGTGGAACCCATTATAAGCTGGTGCCCCACCAGCTGACCCACTGA